The sequence ttattaccctccatgtaggccttattatcctcatggcaaattaatgtttttattaacatattattaaacgtctaaactattctcgttttattttcagtgatttttaacaTCATGCCTCCTAAAAGGGCACCTTGGTGCGAGGAggatttaatatcagcagttcgatctgttcaacgcggtactctgagtacatatggggctgcggcaaggtttaatattcccagaagaaccattagaaatcatgttcagaatggaatcctaataaaaagactaggtcgtaaatctattttaaaagaagaacaagaagctgatctcgttaaaagaataataagatttaCTGAAATAGGTCTACCTGTGACTCCACGGATCCTTCGTCGATTGGTATTCAGATTCtgcgaagataataaaattgcccatcaatttaatacaacttcaaaacttactggtaaagactggctaaaggcttttatgaagagaaatcctgtaatttctaaaacagtttatgaatccagctagggctcaaaaacttaataaatttatagttgatgattatttttcaaaaatatggaaaatgtatgatgatcttgatataattaatcaccCTGAAAGACTTTATGGATAAAAGATACTGAAagataatatggatgaaaaaggaTGCCACTTGACTATTCACCACCAGCCAACCGTTTTAGCTAAGAAAGGGGTAAAACGTCTTCACTTTCAATTGTAGGAACATGCAGAGAGTGTGACAATTGCAGGATGTGCCAATGCCCTTGGAATACCAATACctcctatgattatttttaaaggaaagaggctaaagccagaattacatgataatttgccaccaggaactctagtggaaaaatcaagtaaaggctacatgactaacgaactttttttaaagaattcctcaagcgcacttagcccgatacaaaagtccaggaaggtgcctcttagtttttgatggtGCAGCTTGTCATCTTGATTTGTCAATTGTTGATGTTGGAGACTCACTTGATATAGATCTCTACTGTTTGCCATCGAATACAACACATGAGCTTCAACCCCTCGACAAATCTGTATTCATTTGAGCACCATTGGGATAAtgaggtattattattcttggatcagaattctaacaaaaagctgaccaaatcatattttaacatcatactttcaaatgtttggtctaaatgcatgacacatagtaacattataaacggttttaaggctactggtctgtttccattaaatcccgaggCAATTCCAGAAATAGCATTTGCTCCTTCAATTCTCTCAGACGTACCGGCATCAGATGataccaacaaagaaaataggcgtccacctgaatctcctcaacctggtccgtctggaatggcatccaacaagtctggcaaattttcctattccaatgtTTACTCTTCTGACTCGGATTCAACTGATGACCATATCCCTCTTGCTGAATTAAAGAGACGAACAACAAAAGTCACTTCTTTTAATGAGCTTTTGCCCACaccagtaaaaactaatgaaaaacctaaaaaaaatcgaaaaaaagctctaaactacaaaggaactccagtcactagagatctttttaccgaggagaacaaaagtcgtgccaaattgaataaagatattgaaagctccagggaaaagttaagtaccgaatggtattgccatggatatgaggcagtgcagcaaatgtcttaaatggTATCATGAGGAATGTGTTGGCTTAACAGTCAATGACATGGATGATTTTGAGTGTCCCGATGGCTGCTAAACAATGGAAAGGTTATTTAGTGTCTTGAgcatatttaatgaatataagGATATGCTACATAGACCTCTGACTCTCCTGTGATTCTAGTTATATAATCTACTTAAGGAAAACAACTgctaattttttgaatatgatttttcaaCCGACTTTATATGGGACAAAGGTTGTTACCGATACTTAAATATAATGGATAATAATCTTGTTTTTTTGATGAACTTCAATCTCTGGACCAGGACAATCTGAAGTCGAATTTGCCCCTTCTCCagatgaaaatagaaaaaaggtGTGAGTGTCGATAGGCAATTGCAACATCTAAAAAAGGGCAAATAGATAGTATGTAAGGAGAGTTGTCATCAATAGTAGTCGAAGGTCAAAAATTCTATTAATCATGTCAGCTCTCTTGAGTCTAATGACTATAACGATTTCTTTGTAGACGTTGCTGATAtgcaattttttagaaaaaaagatcTTAGCTGCTGtgggactttttttttctctacgtctttttttttgtttttttgtagatttttgcGTTTTCTCATACTCCTTTCAGTGTAATAAAAGGTGGACCTAGCAGAAATTCTCATTTCGAGATGAATGTAGTGATACCTTTTTTTCTTCCATATAACCGATATTCAAaagatatagaaaaaatattaacaatgaCAGCCTGACAAAtaacgttatttattattattaatgattaacGTCATAGTAACAGGTATTTAGTTAAAacaatagtttttataaattcatattGATAATCTGTCTTTTAGTTGAGTTagttcttcaaaattttttttccagttcaATGGATCTTTTTACAACAAAACACTGGCTATGGGTTCAAGCTTATCTGCTCTGCTAGCAGAGGTTTTTATGTCTAATTTGAAACACAAAATTAAGAACAGCTCTCTTTTTCACCACATCTTCTTTATCAAAAGATACATGGATAATGTTTTTGCCATTTTTCAAAGGGATAAGGATGAGTTAAACACTTTTATAACCCTTCTAAATGACTTACACCCTTCTTGATCTTAATTTAAAACGcttcaacaataaaattaaattttcgataTTGTATCATAAGCTCACAAGTATTGACAGCACCATCCCTTATAATTCCAAGCACCCCCATAGCCATAAACTTGCTTCTTTGCATTCGTATATTTCCAGTCTCTTCTTAGTTCCCCTGGAAACGACAGACTTCATCTTTGAGttaaagatcattaaaaaaattgataattaaacaataattttccatcgacacttaaaaataaaattacaaacatttaaataaatctctTAATAAACATTTAGTGTGTAAagaaaagaaagcaaaaaagAATCCAAATATCAACTTCCCAACTTCCCTTTTGGGGTCCGATAtcgtaaaaaaaacatttttagctcTCACCTTATTTATAGCtcgtcgatcttaccgaagtaaaaaatgaaatcaaacgcctaaaaaaccataaatcatctggagctgatgggatatcttcgaggttgttactctttttgcctgatccagccttaaatgctttagtttctgccataaacaattctttacatattggcatttttccttcatgtttaaaagaggcagtggtaatccctcttcataagggtggagatttggatgagccttgtaatttccgtcccatttctattttgtctaccctctctaagatagttgaaaaacttgcaaaaagcagaattttgtcctttttacatcataatggcattttgtctgcaaatcagtttggatttcaagccggtaaagggactcatgatgctgtttttagctttttggagagcgtctatgtgtccttgaattctggagagtcatcggcggcagtgttttgtgatctatccaaagcatttgactgtgtggatcatggaatactgttatctaaggtcgataaatatggttttagtagcgttgcgatggcttgagtcctatctatcaaatcgtactcagaaggttacagtgtctgggcgtttgtctgcttctagatccctaaaatgcggcgttccccagggttcagtgttgggaccactgttatttttactgtatgtggatgacttgagttcattgaaactgcagggcaaggtggatcagtttgctgatgataccaccatactatggagccataaaaattctgattatattaagacttgtatccttgaagaccttcagattttattagggtggtgtgcttccaggaggctcgtgtttaatgtaagaaagacgcctagtatggggtttaagtgcgatgttcagggtctcatgtttgacgaaaattccctcttgcagaataaagagtgctaggaattaccattgatggtcgccttcggtttgaagatcatattttacatttagctgggaaattatcttcaggatgttttgcagtaagaatggcaaaacaagagctgggaggggtggttgcacgttcagtgtacttttcacttattgaatctcatattcggtatggcttgcttttttggggtttaaccaataaggggctacttaacattgtctttgttattcaaaaaaaagcagttagatacctgtgttctgctaagttaagagattcttgcaaacccctcttcatttctgaaaaaattctaactcttttttcactctttatcttgtTAGatatatatcggatgttaagaaatttaaaagagaattaaagtcgcttttattggctaaggcatattataacctggatcttttttttaattataggttttaaccttggacatgttggaaagttttttttttctttttttcttctctagttttgtcaacaagtttacctttatttagtaattgattgttttatttagttatcttaatttcaagtatgttcaaagagttttgtctttttgtgtttaattttgttcactgttttgtcaatttttgaaattgtatttttgttttgtttttttagcttgtaagatgcttgtacacaagattattcttacgtgatatagcacattttctttctttctattaaTACGAGTTTTAAAACCATACATACTCTGAAATCCTTTATAGTGAACCTAAAGGACAAAGTACCTCTTGACCAAAAATCGAATGAGATTGAAGAGGCTAGAAAACGCAATCCGTGCCCTTCCAATATAAAATCCAATTTTGCTACACATACATCCTAACAACCATAACTTCGATCCTCTTTTAGACAccaattatttatatttctttcataaaagtaataaaatacttactataaaaatatatagttaatataaaaatatatacttattatAGAAATTTTAGAGATAAGAATATTAAAGCGATACAGAATATTAGTATTACATGTGTCAATGATCAAATAAATCATTCATCCACACacatttttaattcattgaattttaatgataatttataatGCCTTTTCATTCTCTCATATTAAAgagttaaaaacatttataatttatttataagtatatcATTTCCACCTCTAGCCAAcacattaaaatctaattttgcaAATTACAGGTACCATACTTTAAGTAAGGAGCACGTTTTGATTATTGAcctattgttttaattatgtagttttgttttagtaaatccaagttttgtcgCATTTACATGTGTCTTAATGTAGGTTTTATGCCTTCAAcgtccatttatttattaattaattaggcaTTTTATCATAGAACTATAAGATGAATTGACAGAACCCCTTAATTgtgtagtaattttaagtaattttaatacctttagTAATTTAACaccttaaaaattagttttcatCTATATCTTATAAGTTCCCTTGGTTCTTTTATAGTTCTTGGTTTCTTTCCCTGataatggacatgttatatATGTCCTAAACATGTTAGATTaatggttttaaataaatttagtggaggatgactgAAATACTTTCAGTTAcccattaaataattaatttttttttctataatgtaaatatttggaaaacagctaaaccaaaaattaacatatatatttttgaaatgaaaaagGTCATTCATTTAATACaaggtattccatttaaacaataccaactttgtattttttattaattttgtgaTACCTGTGTATTATATTTTAGCACATTTCTTGGCGATTTAAGGTAAACTTTACaacttttatatttagtttttttccatCCCGTATAATAACCGAGCTAGGCTCTGTCTAAATATAAAGAACAGCCCTGTACATcatgaaaaagtattttttaaattattaacaaaaaacgtGATTTTCAGAGAGGTTCTTGAGGAAGTTCTTTTCTTGCAAGCTATCTTAATCTAGAAGATCTTCTATACCCACCTATTCTCTGCAAACGCACTATTTTTCAAGTATAAACAAAAACTGCATAAAATGTACACAACAAAGAaaagttcttttaatttcttgtaGACATGAATaactttatcttttttttcagaTTGCTTCTAGATAATTGTTACCATCCGGCTCACATACCAATGACTGGCATGCAGACCATAAAAAGAGCTTCTGTTTgacaaacattttaataaaactttgaaaagtTGAaaggttttgtttttaaactatatcCCTAATAAGATATCCATAACTATATCCATGGATAAAAGGTTTTGTACAAACttcacttaaaaaattactcaaaaaatcgCCCTTAACATATTGTTCATATTTCCTACacattattataaaaagcaaagaGATGCTTTATAGCTTCCTTATTATAACCTTCTAATACAGGCTTTCCGAGCTCATAGCAACATTTCTGGAATAAATCGATTCCAGCAGTTTGAtaccaaacatttttaatttccggACTTTCCAAGTCTAAGGTGTTTAACTGGAGTACTCCAAAGTAAAATATTCGCCCGTCAGTTTGAACTGCTTGTAGTGTTACAGGCTGTGGAAGCTTTTTAATGTCttcctaaaacaaaatacacaaagatagttgaatttcaaaaaaaaaacggtcaGGAGAATGTATTTACCCCGTATTGTGCCCTCGCGTAAGAAGCAGCAGctgtaaatgtttttaaaagtgTTCTTCCATATATCTGTTCTGTGGTGACCTCCTCCTCAAATATATTTCTTACAAATTCCTTGTCatagtttataaataatgtatGAGGGTGGTACTTgggtgcattttttttaacagctaagacaaaaagcaaaaatataaatctgcTTTTATCATCAAAATGGCAACAAACTTACGATAAATGTTCTCCAcaacataaatattttcttcGTTAAGAGTAACTGTTGGTTTAATGGGGAAAATGTCAGGTAGGTCCAGTTCATTAATAGGCTGCCTTGTAATTGGTGCTAACGGATTTTTCGCTAATAAAACTGTATCTCCTTGCAgttgaaattgaattaaatccCCATTTCTTTCAAAGGGATATGAAAAGTATAAATTGTCAGCTAAATACCTTTGCCTAGTCACATTTATGTCTGAGGTTGTTTCAACTAGGTTTA comes from Anthonomus grandis grandis chromosome 4, icAntGran1.3, whole genome shotgun sequence and encodes:
- the LOC126734987 gene encoding 39S ribosomal protein L37, mitochondrial — translated: MRVTQILLKQHIGWHFQKHWRFQGKRRVNDTGAEKVLKEKGIPVEDANAFLKEKIVRERVEVVSYGEKVQPLDKTHPNWHDRKLLTYKDNNVLLEGLIQAQILTNTVQIQEGLPAKYELPEIKKELNRRIKEVILGAHILDAEQKKLPKLFDPLRPAFNFPRVYGVTQNRVFKLLVSRLLNLVETTSDINVTRQRYLADNLYFSYPFERNGDLIQFQLQGDTVLLAKNPLAPITRQPINELDLPDIFPIKPTVTLNEENIYVVENIYPVKKNAPKYHPHTLFINYDKEFVRNIFEEEVTTEQIYGRTLLKTFTAAASYARAQYGEDIKKLPQPVTLQAVQTDGRIFYFGVLQLNTLDLESPEIKNVWYQTAGIDLFQKCCYELGKPVLEGYNKEAIKHLFAFYNNV